From one Culex quinquefasciatus strain JHB chromosome 3, VPISU_Cqui_1.0_pri_paternal, whole genome shotgun sequence genomic stretch:
- the LOC6042061 gene encoding cytochrome P450 4c21, whose amino-acid sequence MIAVAVLVPFLWAVLVAGLLFLLCRFWREKVKFAESLPRAEPCYPIVGNLPVAFGKSSDEIFLVLHEWFRQQDRMFTLRCGTLVAVGVTHPELIQRVLTHPDCQEKPDVYKVVRLPSGLLAARYQTWKVHRKTLNSTFNTRILDSFMPIFNSCAGRLIDRLGQHVDRKDATVACNMLEYISECTLEMISRTSLGGKALEREGKQDFIENLEVALTTLGKRIFNILLHNELIYRFTALYRNEMKAIDTCHRFTDKIIAEKRQELGCHLQQPLETDENGNPKESTLETIICEDEHYKRPQIFIDQLMKVPLVNGGGGHNFTDQEISDHIYTMIVAGNETSATQLSHTCLLLAMHPEVQAKAYHEVQEVLTADHTPIDLHDLKQLVYVEAVLKETMRLMPVAPIIARENLQDIQLDGHTIPKGTPLLMNFYTLHRREDIWGAHSDRFNPEHFLQEDAKSRHPYAHLPFSGGPRGCIGYRYAMMSLKMLLAMILKHFELATDIRYEDIKYHYQISLNLAFPHAIRLKRRT is encoded by the exons ATGATCGCCGTCGCCGTCCTCGTGCCGTTTCTGTGGGCAGTGCTCGTGGCCGGACTGCTGTTTTTACTGTGTCGATTTTGGCGCGAAAAGGTCAAGTTTGCCGAGTCGTTGCCACGTGCCGAGCCGTGCTATCCGATTGTGGGGAATCTGCCGGTGGCGTTCGGGAAGAGTTCGGACGAGATTTTCCTGGTGCTGCACGAGTGGTTCCGCCAGCAGGACCGGATGTTCACGCTGAGGTGCGGCACGCTGGTGGCCGTCGGTGTGACCCATCCGGAGCTGATCCAGCGGGTGCTGACGCACCCGGACTGTCAGGAAAAGCCGGACGTGTACAAGGTGGTGCGGCTGCCGAGTGGACTGCTGGCGGCCAGGT ATCAAACCTGGAAGGTCCACCGGAAGACGCTCAACTCGACGTTCAACACGCGCATTTTGGACAGCTTTATGCCTATATTCAACAGTTGTGCTGGACGGTTGATCGACCGATTGGGTCAGCACGTGGACAGAAAGGACGCCACCGTGGCCTGCAACATGCTGGAGTACATTTCCGAGTGCACTCTGGAAATGATTAGCAGAACTTCGCTAGGCGGGAAGGCATTGGAGCGCGAGGGGAAGCAGGATTTCATCGAAAACTTGGAAGT AGCTCTCACAACGCTCGGCAAGCGCATCTTCAACATTCTGCTCCACAACGAGCTCATCTACCGCTTCACCGCGCTCTACCGCAACGAAATGAAAGCCATCGACACTTGTCACCGGTTCACCGATAAG ATTATCGCCGAAAAACGCCAGGAACTGGGCTGCCACCTGCAGCAGCCGCTGGAGACCGACGAAAACGGCAACCCCAAAGAATCCACGCTGGAGACCATCATTTGCGAGGACGAACACTACAAGCGACCGCAGATCTTTATCGACCAGCTGATGAAGGTGCCCCTGGTGAACGGCGGGGGTGGGCACAACTTTACCGACCAGGAAATCTCCGACCACATCTACACCATGATTGTGGCG GGAAATGAAACGTCCGCGACTCAACTGTCCCACACTTGCCTCCTGCTGGCGATGCATCCGGAAGTTCAAGCCAAAGCGTACCACGAGGTTCAGGAGGTGCTAACTGCTGACCACACCCCAATCGACCTGCACGACCTGAAGCAGCTCGTTTACGTGGAGGCAGTTCTGAAGGAGACCATGCGACTGATGCCGGTGGCTCCGATCATCGCGCGGGAAAACCTGCAGGACATCCAGCTGGACGGCCACACCATACCCAAGGGAACTCCGCTCCTCATGAACTTTTACACGCTTCATCGCCGCGAGGACATCTGGGGAGCGCACTCGGACCGCTTCAACCCGGAACACTTTCTCCAAGAAGACGCCAAATCCAGACATCCGTACGCTCACCTGCCCTTTAGCGGTGGTCCACGTGGCTGCATCGGATATCGGTACGCGATGATGAGTCTTAAGATGCTGCTGGCGATGATTTTGAAGCACTTTGAACTCGCCACCGACATCCGGTACGAGGACATCAAGTATCACTACCAAATTTCGCTGAACCTTGCCTTTCCGCACGCGATTCGACTGAAAAGGCGAACTTAA